From one Solanum lycopersicum chromosome 12, SLM_r2.1 genomic stretch:
- the LOC138340401 gene encoding uncharacterized protein, whose protein sequence is MEEKEKEKKEKESKEKESKKNEKDKDKEKDKKKEKKKVKEEKDNEKENQKEKAKAKTKEKNVEVIIERKGEEGNGGEGKGEEGKEEKEKESKKKEKDKDKEKGKQNDKEDNEKEKENQKEKAKAKMKKKKVAVVICDLK, encoded by the exons atggaggagaaagagaaggagaagaaggaaaaggagtcGAAGGAGAAGGAGTCGAAGAAGAATGAGAAGGATAAGGATAAGGAGAAGgataagaagaaggagaagaagaaagtgAAGGAGGAGAAGGATAATGAGAAGGagaatcaaaaagaaaaagcgAAAGCAAAAACGAAAGAGAAGAATGTCGAAGTCATCATAG aaagaaaaggagaagaaggaaatggaggagaaggaaaaggagaagaaggaaaggaggagaaggagaaggagtcgaagaagaaagagaaggaTAAGGATAAGGAGAAGGGGAAGCAGAATGATAAGGAGGATAATGagaaagagaaggagaatcAGAAAGAAAAAGCCAaagcaaaaatgaaaaaaaagaaagtcgCGGTCGTCATTTGTGATTTGAAGTGA
- the LOC138340402 gene encoding uncharacterized protein: protein MEEKDKEKKEKEEKEKEKESKQKDKDKDKEKGKQNEKEDNEKEKENQKEKAKAKMNEKKVEKEKEKKEIEEKKKEKKEKEKDKDKEKEKQKEKEDNEKEKENQKEKAKAKMKEKKVEVVIYDVK, encoded by the exons aTGGAGGAGAAGGACaaggagaagaaggaaaaggaggagaaggagaaggagaaggagtcGAAGCAGAAAGACAAGGATAAGGATAAGGAGAAGGGCAAGCAGAATGAGAAGGAGGATAATGagaaagagaaggagaatcAGAAAGAAAAAGCCAAAgcaaaaatgaatgaaaagaaaGTCGAG aaagaaaaggagaagaaggaaatagaggagaagaagaaggaaaagaaggagaaggagaaggataaggataaggagaaggagaagcagAAAGAGAAGGAGGATAATGagaaagagaaggagaatcAGAAAGAAAAAGCTAAagcaaaaatgaaagaaaagaaagtcgAGGTCGTCATTTATGATGTGAAGTGA